CATTACTCGATCCCATTTCTCCGTCCATTCTACCTGCGATTTATTCCAATACGAAGGAACGGCAAACAGGTAGCCGTCAAGTTTGCCGGTGGGGTCGAAGGCCGGCATCTTCTTGATCTTATCGGTCAGCTTGACCTTGGTGGGATCGAGGCTGGGCGGGTAGTTCTGGCCTTCGGCCACGGCGATGGCGGCGGCGGGTTCCAGCATGAAGTTGAGCAGCTTCTGGGCCACTTCCATATCGGTTCCCTTCAATACGTACAGATACTCCATCCATGAGTAGGTGCCCTTAGGAGAGAGATATCCGATGGGATGGCCTTCCTGCTGCAAGGCCGCGACCCGTCCGGACCAGGCCACGGTGGCATAGATCTCTTCGTTGGCCAAAAGGCTCATCAACTCGGCGCCCGATGCCCAATATTTTTTCAATAAACCGCGTTGTTCTCGAAGAGCGGCCCAGACGGCTTTGAGGTCGGTCATGTTGTTGGGGCTCTGGCCGGTGTGCAGGGCGGCGTACCACATGTTGGTCCTGAAGTCGCCGCTCCAACTGCCCAGCTTGCCTTTCAGGCTCTTGTCCCACAATAAAGCAACGCCTAATTTCTCTGCTTTCTCTTTGCTGATATACTTGGTGTTGTAGGCGATGCCGGTCTGACCTAAGTCGTAGGGAACGGCCGAGAGAGTTCCTTTGGTGATATCCCGAAGGGGCTTGATCATAGCCGGCATGACATTTTTCAGGTTGGGGATTTTGGATTCATCGATCACCGAATTAAATCCAAGCTCGGCATAGCGGGCATAGTCGTAGACAGCACTGAGATGAGCGATGTTGAACTCTCCCCCTGGTGGATATGAAGCTTTCACGCGGGTCAGGTAGGAGTTCATGTCGCCGAATTCGCCGTCGATGACCTCGATGCCCGTGGCCTTGGTAAACGGTTTGAAGGCATTTTCGCGGAAGGCTTCGGAGACCGAGCCCCCCCAGCCGTCGAAGCGGATGGACTTGGCGGCCCAGGCCTGCCGGACGGCTCCGGCAAAGGGGGCGCCGACCAGTCCGAGGGAAGCGCCGGCCAGGCCCAGGTACTTCAGGAAACGGCGCCGGCTGAGCTTGCCGTTTTTGTACGCCTCGTAGGCGCGATCCAGTTTGTCTGTTGTTACGATAGCCATGGGTTCTCCTTTCAGCTGTGGGTTGTCGGGTTATGGTTTGAATTTCGAGAACTTTCTGGACAGATAGCCGGCCAGCAGCGGGGTGGCGATGGTCAATACGATCATGACGGCCCCCAGGGCATTGATCTCCGGACTGATGGAATTTCTCAGCATGCTGAAAATTTTGACCGGTACGGTTTGATTCTGGGCGGTTGCCCAGAACAAAGTGGCGGTGATGTCGTCGAAAGAGATGGTAAAGGAAAACAGTGCCCCGGCCATAATGGCCGGCAACAGCAGCGGGAAAGTTACATCCCGAAAGGTTTGGAAGGCATTGGCGCCCAGGGTCTTGGCCGCCTCTTCATACTCTTTTTTAATGCCCACCAGGCGCGCCTGGACGATCAACAGCACATAGGGTAGGGTCAGGACCACGTGGCCGATGAGCAGCAGGGCGAAACTCTTGGGCTGCTGGAGCCAGCGCAGGAAAAGGAGCAGGGCCACGCCCAGGACCACTTCCGGAATCATGATCGGCGAGAGCAGCAGGGTGTTGAGGGTGTTCTTGCCGGGGAACTCGAACCGAATGAAGGCCAGGGCCGCCATGATGCCGATTCCGGTGGCGATGACGGCGGTGCACGAACCCAGGACAAGGGAGTTTTTAAAGGCCTCGATAATCGATTCGTTCTGGGCCAGCTTGACGAACCAGCGGAAACTGACGCCTTCCATGGGAAAAATGCCGAACTGCTTGGGGTTGAAGGCCAGCACGATGACCACGACGATGGGCGCGAACAGGAAGACGTAGACGAGAATCGTGTAGAGCCGGATCAGCGTCCATCCAGGCGAGAACTGTTTCATGGCCTAATTCCCCTGAAAGCTCTTGAAGATCTGGTTGATCCCCAGGTAGCGATTGTAGGTCCAGACGATGATAAAGAGCAGCGACAGCAGGATCACGCTGATGGCCGACCCGAAGGGCCAGTCCAGGGTGCCGATCACCCGTTTGAAAATCAGGTTCGCGATCATATCGTTGCCCGGGCCTCCCAGGATCATGGGCGGCAGGTACGTGCCGGCGGTAAGCACGAAGACCAGCAGGCAGCCCGCGCTGACGCCGGGAAGACTGAGCGGCAGCGTTACCTCCCGAAAGGCCTGCCATTCGGTGCAGCCCATGCAGCGGGCCGCCTCCAGCAGACTCTTGTCGATGCCCTCCAGACTGACGTAGATGTTCAATACCATGAAGGGCAGCAGGTACATGATCAGGCCCATGAGAACGGTGAATTCGTTGTAGAGCATGGAAAAGGGCGTATCGATCATCCCGATCCTGATGAGAAAATGGTTGATCAAGCCCGAATCGCCCATGATGTTGATCCAGCTCATGGTGCGGATGATGAAGCTGACCCAGAAGGGCAGCATGATGAGCAGAAGAAACACCTTCTTGTAGCGGCTTTCGCTGCGGTAGAAAAAATAGGCCGGAATGTAGCCCATGACCACGCATAGAATAACGGTCTCGAATGCGATGCGAATCGTGCGGATGAGAATTTTCGGATAGAAGAAGTCTTCGAAGAACTTGGCGTAATTGCCCAGCTGAAACGCCGGTATGTCCGCTCCGCTGGGCGCGCGCAGCCAGAAGCTGTAAACGACGACAAAACACACCGGTATGACGAGAAGTAAAAGGACGGCGGTCATGGACGGTGCCAGCAGCGCCCATGGTTTCCAGCTATCGGATTTCATGAATGATCGATCCCGGGTAAAGGTGTAATCGATGGATGGGTTTGAAAAACCCTACCCGCTCAGTCCGTAATTGTCAAGCCGGCGGTCGGATGGCTGTTGCGTTGCGCCGGCAATAGTTCGGATAACAGTCTGGCCGTCTGAACGATCTGGTCGGCGTAGCGGACGACGATCTCGTCCGCCCGGTGCTGCAGCACCGAGAAATCGAAGGAAACCGCTCCCACACCGCTTCTGGTGATGGGGTCGATCAGCGGTGCGCCGATGGCCAGCAGGCCGGGGAGATACTCCTCGTCCGACGTGGCAAAGCCGCGCTGCCTGGCCGCTCTCAGTTCCGACAGCAGCTTTTTTTTCGTCGTGATCGTTTTCTCGGTTTTGGCCGCCAACACCAGTTTGGCGACCCTGTCCTGCATTTCTCCTTCGGGAAGGCAGGACAGGTAGGCTTTGCCCAACGCCGTGTTGTGCAGGCAGTTCTGGGAATTGTCCGGCAGGCTGTAGGTCAGGGTTTCCTCGGCCTCCCGGTGATACAGGCGTCTTAAGGCGTTGTCCACCACCAGGGCCACGTCGATGCTGATATTGTTTTCTCCATGGACCCGGTCCACCACCTCCCGGATCAACCGCAGCCGATCGGTGGCCCGCATCAGGTTGTTGCAGAACAGCAGGCACAGGACGGCGGGCCGGATTTCCTTGGTCTTGGCATCTTTTTCCAGGTACCCCAACTCTTCGAGCGTGTTGATGTATCGATAGGTGGAGGTCATGTTCATTCCCAGGGTTTTGGCGACTTCACTCTGGGTCAGCACCGGGGTCTCCCCGTCGAACAGGGACAGGATCTTCAGCCCCTTTTCCAGGGATTTCGAAAAATAGTATTTTCCTTTTGACATTGCGTTTTGGGGGATTTAAAATCGTACTATTATAGAAATCACATTACTATAATAGTTAAATTGCCAGGTTTTTAAAAGAATGTCAATTCCTAATTTTTATTCAGCATTGCAGGGGGTGGGGCATGTTGGACCGTAACACCGAATTAACCGTGGTTTTCGAACATTCGGGGGAAGAGAATCAGGTAGCCTTGGCGCGCCTGGTGGCCGCCTTGACCGATTTCCTCGACCATTATGGCGTCAAATCCCTGGTGGGGCCGTCGTTTTACGGGGTCATTCAGGCCGGCGACGGACAGACCAGGGTTTCCCGGTTGCTGGCGGCCTGCGGCTATGCCGACCGACCCGACGGTTTTTTCGCCGAACTGCTGGCGAAATTGGGAAAGGCCGAAGGAACCGGCAGGATCGTCATAAACGACGTCGAACTGCCGCATCTGCTGTTGATGGCCATCCTGGAAGTCATCCTGCCCGGCCATCGGTTCATCTCCATCCGATCCACCGAGCAGCTGGAAAAGGTGACCAACACCCGGATTGCAGATAAGGATCGGGCGAACATGCAGGAGGTGCTCGATACCTATCCGGTGCGCCTGTCCATGCATACCATCCGTCAGATGCGGGTCTCCAGAGACGTGGCCTACCAGTACATGCCCTTTGTCGAAGAACTGGATCCTGCCGGACACACCAATACCTGGATCGGTCAGTTCCATCAGGGCCTTTTAGAGCAGATGTACCAGAACCGGGTCATTTTCCTTTTGAATATGAGCTGCCCGGTCTATTGCCGCTTCTGTTTCCGCAAGCACAAGGAGTCGCGCAACGAGGCCAATCCCACCCCGGCGGACGTGCAAAAGGCCATCGAGCATGTGGCCAGCTCGCCGAGCATCAAGGAGATCGTGATCACCGGGGGCGATCCTTTCATGAATCGCAAGAACATGGCCACGGCCATCGACGGGCTCATGGAGGTAGAACATGTCCAGTGCCTGCGCCTGGCCACGCGGTCCATCGCCTATTATCCCCACATGTTCCTGTCCGACGACGGCGAACTGCTGCGCTACCTGAAACGCAAAAACCTCGAGCTTCAGGACCGCGGCAAGCGCATGGAGGTGGCCACTCATTTCATCCATCCCGACGAGATCTCGCCCCAGAGCCTTCAGATCATTTCTGATCTGGTGCGAAATGGCATCGCCGTATATGTTCAGACGCCCTTTTTAAACGATTGCAACGACGAAGGGCCCGAACTGGTGCGCCTGTTCAGCCTGCTGCGGGGAGCCGGGGCCGAGCTGCACTATATCTACATCCCCTGCAGCCCCATCCACGGCAACACGGTTTACTGGGCGCCGATTTCGAAAGGGCTGGCCGCGGGCAATTATCTTCGTGCGCACCTGTCCGATCGGGTCATCCCGAGGATCTGCACGGCCACGCCCATCGGCAAGATGGACTGGAATTCCAGCGGCTGGGCCGTGGAACCGGTGGCCAAAAACGACAATTTCATGTGGATCCGCAGCCCCTATACGCCGGAATATTTCAAACGCTTCGCCCCCATCGCCAACGAACTGGAAAACATCCGGGTTAACGAAGAGGGCACCATCGACATCCAGTACATGGCCCAGATCGGAGACGAATCGCTCTTCCTGGGGGCGCGTCCCCCGCGTCCGAAAGACGGAACGCCGGCCCGGCCGGAAACCGTCGATGCGGTCCTGCCGCTGCTATCCGAATGCGCGGGGATCGCCCCGTCGATTGTCAGGACCGGTTCCGCCACCTTGTCGCGAGTCCATGAAACCCGGGTGGAGATCGATGCCGACGCGACAGACCATGACCTGTCCTATATCCGCGGCGACGAGCGCATCACCGATGTGGTTGTCGTATCGCAAACGGATGCCGTCGATTCCCTCCCCCAAATTCGCCGCATCGTGCGGGCATTGGAAGAGACTCCCCACGTGAATGCGGTGCGGCTGCGCAGCCTGGCCTTCAACTACCAGCCAGAGCGCTTCACCCCGGCGGTCATCGACCAGTTGGCGGCCATGAACCGGCTGACCATGGTCAATCCGCTGCGCCTGGAAATCGAAACCCAGTTTCTGACCGCCGACGAGCTGCGGCCGGAGCACACCCGGCTGGCCCGCCAACTGAATAACAGGGGCATTACCGTCTACGCCAACACACCGCTGTTGGGCAGAATCAACGATACAGCCGAGGCCATCCATCTGCTGGCCTACACCTGCCGTCAGGCCGGCATCGAGTTCCACCACGTGTATGTGGCCGGGCTGCCGGTCCAGGAGCGCTGGAACCGGGACAACCCGGTGGCCCTGTACGACGTGGTCGACATCGCCACGCGGGTGCGCCGGGAAGGTAGCGGACGCGAAATTCCCCGCTACATCATTCGTACGATCCTGGGCGAGGTGGATTTCGGCCTGTCTTCCACCATCGTGGGGCAGGATGCGTCGCTATCCGTCAAGCTGCTGCCCTACAACCGGTCCTACTTTACCGCCATGGCCGCCGATTTTACCTGGCCGGACGAAGTGGTGGAAGACCCCGACGGCCGGCCGGTGGTGCCGGTGGCCGGGTTACTGAAAACGACGGACTTTGCATTGTCCTGATCAGGAGATCATCTATGTACTATCCGTTTATGTTGTACAACGAGAAGATCGACCATCGGCCGGTATTCGACGGCCTGACCGGCGATCCCTTTGTTGCGGATCTTTCGCCGACAAGCCCGCTGCTCGCAGGCCTGGATGCCCGGGATCAGAAAGGGTTTCAAAAAGTTCTCGACGAGAAGATGGGAAAGACCTACAGCTGGGGATTCGCCCCTTACCTGGAGAATCGGGACACCCTGCTGGGGGACTGTCCCCAGATGGTGGTCGATCAGCGATTCATCCATCTGGGGCTGGATGTGATCGTCGGTCTGGGCACCCCTTTGCACGCCCCCTTGGATGCCACGGTGACCGCAAGCGGATACGAGAGCGGGGAGGGTAACTACGGCGGCTACGTCCTTCTGCAGCATGCCGGCGACCGTTTCGAAACGTTTTACAGTTTTTACGGCCATCTGTGTAAAACCCGTCTGCCGGCCGTCGGGCAGCGTTTCGCCGCCGGCGAATCCTTTGCCGAGATCGGCGACTTTCACGAAAACGGGAACTGGTTCTACCACACCCACATCCAGGTCATTACCCAGAAGGGCCTGGACCGGGGGTATCTCTCCATGGGGTATTGCGCCACGGCGGATCTGGCGGAGATGAACGATTTATGCCCGTCGCCCATTGCTCTTTTCAAGCGGTAGGCCGGCGCTTTGGTGGCCGTCCGTACACCCAGGGCAGCCGATAACTGAAAAGGCGGGAAGCTATCGGGGACTGCCGGATCGATCCATTTCCGTCCGGTTGCGGCCTTTGCGCTTGGCCTGGTAGAGCGCGTTGTCGGCCCGGGAAATCAGGCTTTCCCGGGTTTCATTGGCCGAGGTGTTCCCGGCGACGCCGATGCTCATCGTGGCCGAGATGTTGTGGCCCTTGTAAGGCATCAGTACTTCGGCCATGCGCCGACGCATTTCCTCTGCCAGTCCATAGGCGGTGTCCGGATCGATGTCGGTCATCAGGACGATGAACTCCTCGCCGCCATAGCGGGCCACGAGGTCCGTATCCCGCTTGAAAACCGTTCTGAGAAGGATTGCCGTCAGTTTCAGAAATTCGTCTCCGGCCTGGTGGCCGTATTGATCGTTGATCTGCTTGAAATGGTCGATGTCGCACAGCAAAAGGGTCGGTGGGCGTTGAACCCGTTTGGCCTTTTTCCATTCATGGTCGAGACGTTCGTCGAAATGGCGCCGGTTGTAAAGGCCGGTGAGGCCGTCGATGCGGCTGAGCGTATGCAGTTCCTCCGTTTTCTCCATCAACAGCCGTTCGTTTTCCAATGCCTGCCAATATTCCCGGTTGGCCCGTAAGGCCATCATTACCAGGTAGATCGAAAACAATAAAATGGAAAGGGCGATGGGCAGGTTGATTTGCCGGACAATCATGACGGCGATGGTGGGAACCAGCATGGAGAAATTAAAAACCACCGACAACCCCAGGTTGGGCACGAAGGCGACGACGCCACCGGCGCTGAGTCCGGCCGTGCAGACGGCCATGACCAGTTTGGCGGTATGCTCACCGTCAAGGGTCATGAATCGGACAAAAAAGACGCCCCAGATCATTGCCGTCAACACCACGCTGACAAAGAAAATGGTCCGGTTCAGCTTTTCATGGGTGGCGTCTGTCAAGCGGTAAATCGGCAGATGGATCAGTCGAAAAAGGCAGATGCCTAGAATCGACGAAAAAAACGCCAGCGAAAAATTCGATTGGCGATGGTAGAAATCGTCCGAAACGAGAATCAACACGGCAAGCAGAACATAGAAGGCGATTCCCGGGGTTGAACGTGTCTTGAGATCCCGGAGGACCCTTCTGTTGATTTTATCACGGCTTTGGTTGGGCATGGCGTCAGCGCTTTCAATTCGGTAACGGGGATCGGGTGCCAATTTGGCCTTCAGTTGTCGAAGGTTTCCCCGGCTTTCTTTAATTTCAAGCTGTGCTTCAGGTAGGTCTCCAGTTTTTTCTGCACCCGGCCGTACACGGTGTCTTGCGGGAAATTCCCTTCGGCGTCGGGGGCGCCGGCCGACATTCCGGTGAGAATTTCGATGCCTTCCTCCACGGTCGCCACCTGCCAGATGGTAAATTCACCTTTTTCGACGGCGGCGATAACGCTTTTCTTGAGCATCAGGTTTTTCACGTTGGCCGCCGGGATCATGACGCCCTGGCCGCCGGCAAGCCCCTTGCTGCGGCACACGTCGAAGAAGCCCTCGATTTTTTGGTTGACGCCGCCGATGGCCTGCACCTGGCCTTTCTGGTTTACCGATCCGGTAACGGCAATGCCCTGCCGGATGGGAATCCCGGAGAGACTGGAAAGGATGGCATACAATTCCGTGGACGAGGCGCTGTCCCCGTCGACGCCGCTGTAACTCTGTTCGAAGGTCAGGCTGATGGAAAGGTTCAAGGGGTAGCGCTGGGCGAAGGTGCGGCCCAGGTAGCCCGAGAGAATCATGACCCCTTTGTCGTGGGTGCTGCCGGAAAGCTTGGCTTCCCGTTCGATGTTGACGACGCCGGGTTTGCCCATGTAGGTTTCCGCGGTGATGCGCGACGGCCGGCCGAAGGCGATTTCGCCCATCTGGTAGACGGCCAGGGCGTTGACCTGGCCTACGGCCTCGCCGGCCACGTCGATCATGATGGTGTCGTCCACGTAGTTCTCGTGGATTTTTTCCTCATAGAGATTGTAGCGGAAGCGATGCTCCGTAAAGGCTTTGACCACGTGGGCGGATGTTACCCGCTCGGAATCCTCCTTTTTTGCCCAGTAATCGGCCTCCTTGATCACCGCAACGACGCTGCCGAACCGCAAAGAGAGTTTGTTTTTGCTGTCGATGGCCTTTTCGCCGTATTCGACGACGGCCGCGACGCCGTCGGCGGTAAATGGCAGCAGCCCGCCGTCGCGGCAGACCCGGGCAATAAACTGGGCGTAAAGTCGAACGGTTTCATCGTTGCGGGCTACCTCGTAATCGAAGTCCGCCCGAACTTTGAAGATTTTGTTGAATTTGGAATCGTAGTTCTGGAGAATCTGAAACGGCTCGTATCCCCCCAGAAGAATCACCTTCACGTCCAGTTCCACCGGTTCCGGACGAAGAGAGGCGGTACCCAGCCCCATGTCCCGGGTCATATCTTCGATGAACAGCCGCTTGTTTTGCAGGGCCC
This window of the uncultured Desulfosarcina sp. genome carries:
- a CDS encoding extracellular solute-binding protein, whose protein sequence is MAIVTTDKLDRAYEAYKNGKLSRRRFLKYLGLAGASLGLVGAPFAGAVRQAWAAKSIRFDGWGGSVSEAFRENAFKPFTKATGIEVIDGEFGDMNSYLTRVKASYPPGGEFNIAHLSAVYDYARYAELGFNSVIDESKIPNLKNVMPAMIKPLRDITKGTLSAVPYDLGQTGIAYNTKYISKEKAEKLGVALLWDKSLKGKLGSWSGDFRTNMWYAALHTGQSPNNMTDLKAVWAALREQRGLLKKYWASGAELMSLLANEEIYATVAWSGRVAALQQEGHPIGYLSPKGTYSWMEYLYVLKGTDMEVAQKLLNFMLEPAAAIAVAEGQNYPPSLDPTKVKLTDKIKKMPAFDPTGKLDGYLFAVPSYWNKSQVEWTEKWDRVMAGS
- a CDS encoding ABC transporter permease translates to MKQFSPGWTLIRLYTILVYVFLFAPIVVVIVLAFNPKQFGIFPMEGVSFRWFVKLAQNESIIEAFKNSLVLGSCTAVIATGIGIMAALAFIRFEFPGKNTLNTLLLSPIMIPEVVLGVALLLFLRWLQQPKSFALLLIGHVVLTLPYVLLIVQARLVGIKKEYEEAAKTLGANAFQTFRDVTFPLLLPAIMAGALFSFTISFDDITATLFWATAQNQTVPVKIFSMLRNSISPEINALGAVMIVLTIATPLLAGYLSRKFSKFKP
- a CDS encoding ABC transporter permease; its protein translation is MKSDSWKPWALLAPSMTAVLLLLVIPVCFVVVYSFWLRAPSGADIPAFQLGNYAKFFEDFFYPKILIRTIRIAFETVILCVVMGYIPAYFFYRSESRYKKVFLLLIMLPFWVSFIIRTMSWINIMGDSGLINHFLIRIGMIDTPFSMLYNEFTVLMGLIMYLLPFMVLNIYVSLEGIDKSLLEAARCMGCTEWQAFREVTLPLSLPGVSAGCLLVFVLTAGTYLPPMILGGPGNDMIANLIFKRVIGTLDWPFGSAISVILLSLLFIIVWTYNRYLGINQIFKSFQGN
- a CDS encoding IclR family transcriptional regulator C-terminal domain-containing protein, with protein sequence MSKGKYYFSKSLEKGLKILSLFDGETPVLTQSEVAKTLGMNMTSTYRYINTLEELGYLEKDAKTKEIRPAVLCLLFCNNLMRATDRLRLIREVVDRVHGENNISIDVALVVDNALRRLYHREAEETLTYSLPDNSQNCLHNTALGKAYLSCLPEGEMQDRVAKLVLAAKTEKTITTKKKLLSELRAARQRGFATSDEEYLPGLLAIGAPLIDPITRSGVGAVSFDFSVLQHRADEIVVRYADQIVQTARLLSELLPAQRNSHPTAGLTITD
- a CDS encoding radical SAM protein yields the protein MLDRNTELTVVFEHSGEENQVALARLVAALTDFLDHYGVKSLVGPSFYGVIQAGDGQTRVSRLLAACGYADRPDGFFAELLAKLGKAEGTGRIVINDVELPHLLLMAILEVILPGHRFISIRSTEQLEKVTNTRIADKDRANMQEVLDTYPVRLSMHTIRQMRVSRDVAYQYMPFVEELDPAGHTNTWIGQFHQGLLEQMYQNRVIFLLNMSCPVYCRFCFRKHKESRNEANPTPADVQKAIEHVASSPSIKEIVITGGDPFMNRKNMATAIDGLMEVEHVQCLRLATRSIAYYPHMFLSDDGELLRYLKRKNLELQDRGKRMEVATHFIHPDEISPQSLQIISDLVRNGIAVYVQTPFLNDCNDEGPELVRLFSLLRGAGAELHYIYIPCSPIHGNTVYWAPISKGLAAGNYLRAHLSDRVIPRICTATPIGKMDWNSSGWAVEPVAKNDNFMWIRSPYTPEYFKRFAPIANELENIRVNEEGTIDIQYMAQIGDESLFLGARPPRPKDGTPARPETVDAVLPLLSECAGIAPSIVRTGSATLSRVHETRVEIDADATDHDLSYIRGDERITDVVVVSQTDAVDSLPQIRRIVRALEETPHVNAVRLRSLAFNYQPERFTPAVIDQLAAMNRLTMVNPLRLEIETQFLTADELRPEHTRLARQLNNRGITVYANTPLLGRINDTAEAIHLLAYTCRQAGIEFHHVYVAGLPVQERWNRDNPVALYDVVDIATRVRREGSGREIPRYIIRTILGEVDFGLSSTIVGQDASLSVKLLPYNRSYFTAMAADFTWPDEVVEDPDGRPVVPVAGLLKTTDFALS
- a CDS encoding peptidoglycan DD-metalloendopeptidase family protein, whose product is MYYPFMLYNEKIDHRPVFDGLTGDPFVADLSPTSPLLAGLDARDQKGFQKVLDEKMGKTYSWGFAPYLENRDTLLGDCPQMVVDQRFIHLGLDVIVGLGTPLHAPLDATVTASGYESGEGNYGGYVLLQHAGDRFETFYSFYGHLCKTRLPAVGQRFAAGESFAEIGDFHENGNWFYHTHIQVITQKGLDRGYLSMGYCATADLAEMNDLCPSPIALFKR
- a CDS encoding GGDEF domain-containing protein translates to MPNQSRDKINRRVLRDLKTRSTPGIAFYVLLAVLILVSDDFYHRQSNFSLAFFSSILGICLFRLIHLPIYRLTDATHEKLNRTIFFVSVVLTAMIWGVFFVRFMTLDGEHTAKLVMAVCTAGLSAGGVVAFVPNLGLSVVFNFSMLVPTIAVMIVRQINLPIALSILLFSIYLVMMALRANREYWQALENERLLMEKTEELHTLSRIDGLTGLYNRRHFDERLDHEWKKAKRVQRPPTLLLCDIDHFKQINDQYGHQAGDEFLKLTAILLRTVFKRDTDLVARYGGEEFIVLMTDIDPDTAYGLAEEMRRRMAEVLMPYKGHNISATMSIGVAGNTSANETRESLISRADNALYQAKRKGRNRTEMDRSGSPR
- a CDS encoding AAA family ATPase; its protein translation is MTAKNEVQLADLRCLCDPSMFGFETTADVEPLDQVIGQERAVQAITFGLEMQSSGYHIFVTGPEGTGKTTIVQEIVRKAARKLPTPPDWVMINNFKDEYRPRSLPLPSGQAVRFAKSLNRLVSDLKIRLPKTFQADPFREKVNEIQKRYGDQKREQFESLDRSAREKQLKVEKTPSGYQTVPMNGEEPFSQEAFEKLTDQQRAAIEETVQAFQDEIQAAMREVSRINQAQQKEIQQFAGESARFVVKSRLDLIRENYRDQEQVIQFLDEMQEDMVDNVGLFLPQQQGDNDSEVPPETMELSLNRYRVNVLEDRNGLEGAPVVFEPNPTYQNVFGRIEKKAFMGTLVTDFTMVQSGSLLQANGGFLILEVESVLTHPQVWESLKRALQNKRLFIEDMTRDMGLGTASLRPEPVELDVKVILLGGYEPFQILQNYDSKFNKIFKVRADFDYEVARNDETVRLYAQFIARVCRDGGLLPFTADGVAAVVEYGEKAIDSKNKLSLRFGSVVAVIKEADYWAKKEDSERVTSAHVVKAFTEHRFRYNLYEEKIHENYVDDTIMIDVAGEAVGQVNALAVYQMGEIAFGRPSRITAETYMGKPGVVNIEREAKLSGSTHDKGVMILSGYLGRTFAQRYPLNLSISLTFEQSYSGVDGDSASSTELYAILSSLSGIPIRQGIAVTGSVNQKGQVQAIGGVNQKIEGFFDVCRSKGLAGGQGVMIPAANVKNLMLKKSVIAAVEKGEFTIWQVATVEEGIEILTGMSAGAPDAEGNFPQDTVYGRVQKKLETYLKHSLKLKKAGETFDN